In Equus caballus isolate H_3958 breed thoroughbred chromosome 22, TB-T2T, whole genome shotgun sequence, the sequence TTCCCCATGTGAACACAGAGAGTCTGATGGCCCAGCCCTTGAAAAACAAGCATTTGTGTTTATTAACCAAGAGGAGAGAAGTCAGAGCAGCAGAGACTACTAACCAGTCCCTCCAGAAGTCTACCCACCTAGGCCAGGCTGCAAAGGTCAGAAAAGAACAGGGGACAGGCcacttctccctgcccccacaacAGGGTGAGTTCCCAGGGAACCAGGGCCCACTGGGTAAGGAAGAGGAAGTCAGCAAAGGACAGAGgccaaggaaggaagaaggaaacagaactGCTGAGCAGACAGGCCTGGCGAGATCTCTTGGCCCCTCACTCGCAGTGGGGAGGGCTAAGTGGCCCAAATCCAAACCCAGAAAGGGACCAAGCAGGGGTACACTCATCAAAAACCCTACACATGAGGGGTAGGGGGTGGTCCAAATGCAAGAGGCAACTCTCCATGGTCAGTCCTTGCCAGGTGGATGCTGGTCCAGCCTCTGAGCTTTACCTCCATCCCAGTTCACACAAGGCAGCAGCCTCTGGTCTGCCCGAAAGCATGTAATGCATGCAGGAGAGGTCAAGGAGCCAAGGCCTCTCTAAGATCTGTCCTGTGGCCAAAGCCCGTCCAGCGGAGTCCTAGCCCTCAGCCGCTGGGGTCTCCCGCGCTTGCCGCAACCCGTACAGCCACTTGATCACGCGGGCGTTGCGCTCTACCACCGACACGCCGTAGGGGACGCGCTCGCGGGCGCGCTCCTCCACCGTGGCGGAGCTGCGGCGGGAGCAGCCCTCCTCGGAGCTGCCCGGCCCAGCGCTGGGCCCGGCCAGGGACACGATGTCCGAGCTGGCCCGGGCCAGGTGGGCCACACCCAACCCCCGTGCCTCCTCAGGGTCCAGGCCGCAGAAGTTAAAAAATCGCTCAAGGTCAGCTGCTGCCCTCGAGAAGCGCTCACTCAGGTCCGACTTGGAGCGTTGCAAACCTGGGGGCCGAGCTGGGCTGGAGGCGGCAGGAGTGCCTGGCGATGGGCAGGGCCGGGCAGGTGAGGCCGGCAGCGGACGGACATCCACTCGGCGGACCGCAGCCGTACTGGGCGGCGGACGTGGCGGGGTGGCCACAGGCGCGTGGCGGGCCCCCTCTGCCCGTCCGGGGGTACGGCTGGCCTCGGCAGGGGACACGGGACTATCACACAAGTTTATGAGGCTGCTAAGGATGTCCAGGTCCAGCTGGGGCCGGCggccagggccaggcagggctcGGCGGCTAGGTGTAAGCACTGTGCGGCGAGTCCCGGGGCTGAAGAGTGGCTGTTTGGACAGCAGGGGCTGCACAGGTTCCTGACGCGTGTTGGCCACATGCAGGCTCTTGACATACTTGGCCTTGTCGGCCTCCAGGCGCTCCACGGCACTAGGTTTCCGGACTCCACCGTCTGCTGGCCGCCGTAGCAGGTAGCCGGGAACCTTGGTCCGCAGGCGGAAAGGTGGGGCGGGGGCGTCCCGGGCTCCGGGAGTCAGCGTGTCCACAGGCATGGCCGTCACATACCTTCCGAGGGCTTCGGTCCGAGGAGACCTGAGAAATGAGGAGCCAGATCCAGACAGAAAGTTGGCAGCTGGACACCGGCACCGGCTgcaggggaggaaagaaagagatgagatGAGCTGAGCGCGCTCAGACAAAGGCTCAGCAAAGACTGAAAGGGGCTCCAGACGCCTTCGCTGTTAAAAGTGAAGGCCACGCCCCTGATTCACAGGGAGCCAATCAGCAggcagagagcaagagctgaAGGGCCTGTGGCTCCGCCCAcaaccctccccctccttctccgaGGACCCGGCCCAGctgaggcagaggaaaaaaaagatgccaaagaagacagacacggGAGGCCTGAGCAGAAAAAAACAGAGCAAGGCACGATGTAAAGGAAGCAAGGTGGGCTCCAAGGTGGGTACCAGCCGGCTCAGCCTCAATGGGTCCTCTTAACAGCTCCATTTTGCAGAGGGGGAACTGAAGCCCGTTCTGCACGTTAGTGGCTCTGCCCCTTGCCTCCAAGCGAGGAAGTGCTGGCGCAGGGGTCGTGGGGTTACGTGACCAAGAGAAAGGGCTCCAACCCCACACCCCACCTGGACTGCCCACAGGGAGCCTGGTACCACCCCTATCCCTCACCTACCCAGGCAGGAAGCTGCCCTGTGCCATCCACCTGCCTAGACACGCCAGGCCCCAGGCACAGCAGCAGAGCTTGTGGAGGAGGAGTGTAGAAaatccccacccccgccccagtgGAGTCCAGACACCCATCAGCTTCCAGCATGGGACTGCAATGCCAGGCCCACGGTGAGCCACGGATAGCTGTCAAGGAAACgtcagccctgagctaagctctccgagagaagctggaaataccCAAGATGGCACAGCCCTGCTTGGAGCATCCAGCAGACTCTGGATCTGCCAGCGGCCGTGGGATGGGCACCCACAGGCAGGAGGGCCCATACGTGGGTGCACAAGTGTCCACATGATCACTAAGCGTTAGGGCTGGTGCCCCAGGCATCAGGCCACCCCTGGCCCTTTTTCCAAGGAAGGGCTGGGCCCACAAAGTGCCTGCTCAGCCCCCCTGGAGATGGGCCAGAAGGAAACCCATAAACCAAGTCCTGAAccttctcgtctgtaaaatgggaaaagggACTTTGTCTGGATGATCCCCAAGGGGACTTGCATTTCAAGCCATCTAGACCCGTGTGTCTAATTCAATAGCCACTGGCCACATATGGCTACTCAACCTTAGctttaaataaaaacttacaaTTCAGATCCTGAAtcacactagccatatttcaagggctcagcagccacatgtggccagtggtcACTGTACTAGACAGCACAGAGAAGCGCATTTCCATCCAGAGCTGAAAGCTGTATGGACAGCCCCACCAAGACAGCCGGCATTCCAGGGGGAGAGTCCGGAGTGGGGTGGAGAAGCAGGAACCTCCACTGTGGGGCCAGACGTTTCACACCATCCTCTCCTGTAACCCACCAACAAGGGTGTGAGATGAGTCATTGTCAcctcatttttacagatggagaaactgaggctcagagaagtgaccaACGCAGGTCCCAGAGCCAATAGAGGAGACAGAAGTTCGCAGGGAGCCTAATGTACTCGTCTGTCACATTTATGGTAGTTTCACTCTTGGAGGCTCCCATTCCCCTCGAGTATCAGCTCTCTGAGGCCAGAGCGTTGTCTGCTTTGTTGGCTGGATCTCAGTTTCAAGATATTGCTCTTGACGCAtaataggtattcaataaatttttattgaattgaaaTGCCTATGAGGGCCAAATGTGAATGGGCAGGTCAGGCATAAACTAGACAAGGGCACACCCAGCCTACTGCAGGCATATGGGTCCAAAGTGGTAGGTGCAGAATGTTCTCGGAAGCTGGAAATCCAGAAGTGCCTCAAAACTCTAGATTCTTAAATGTTAGCATATTcaataacaataattttaaaaacgtTGCATGTACGGGGCAAACGAAATATGTCTGAAAACAcatctgccccctcccccccatctaGTCCCCAGCCCCGAGTCTGAGACCTCTGCGGCGATGGCAGGTTGAGAACAGAACCTCGGGGGCTGTGGCCCAGACCCAGAGCTGCTCCCCAGGCAGAGGGGGCGGCCTAGGTGGGAAAGGAAGGCTGCCCCACTCAGGGCCGCCCCCCCAGGAGGCCTCAGGCGGGAAGGGTCTGACGGGAAAGGCAGCCTTGCTGCGCAGTGTCCGGGGAGCTAGACGCTGCCCCACCCCCGGGCCGCCGCCTCCCAAACCAGTCCAACCCGTCGTTGGCGGCGCTTCGCTCCCGGGCACCATCCGCGGAAGAGGAAGGTCGGACGGGCAGGGCCAGCGCAGAAGCCCCGCGCGCCCCCTCCGGCCCCACCTGCCAACCCCAGGGGTCCTTGATGGCGAGCGGCGGGGACAGACGCTCGGAGCCTGGCCCGGCTTCGGGGCCGCTCGCTGGGGCTCGCCCACCGCCCGCCGTGCGTCTTGCGCAAACAGCTGCGCCTCTTAAAGactcggtttccttatctgtgacaTGCAGTTAAAAATAGACCTTGCTGAGCCTCCAGGTCACTGGGAGGATGGAGAGATAACCCGGGTCGAGGGCATTCCGCAGCACCCGGCGCGCCGGGAACCGCGCCCCCTATTTTAATCGTGTTTGACCCACCTCCGCAGACCGCGCCCCCGCAGGGGTCTCTAAGCGCGCTCCGCAAGGGCTGTCCAAGCCCGGGCCACGGACAAAGGTCAGTGAGTTGACCTCAACAAGCCCCATTCCACAGGCCGGCAAGCGGAGGTGCGGCGGCTCCTGGGAGTTGAGGCCAGGGTCCCAGTCCCCAGGTGGAACTCAGTGTCCTCTCTgaggcctcctctccccacccagcgCCCCACCCATGAATTTCAAATATTACCCACAAATGGCCCCCAATGCGCCGGCCCCGGGCCCTTCTCGTTGGCATCCCCGGGGCAGGCAGCCCCAccgtgccccctccccacctgcttccCCGGCGTCAGCCTCAGGAGGCTGCCGAAGGGCAGCGGGGGGAGCCCGGATCCTTGGTCTGGCTTCTGCCCTTCCCCACTTCGGAGCAATCTTGGGGACTCCCGGCGGCGGAGGTGGCCGCGAGCCTGGCAGCGCGCT encodes:
- the FAM110A gene encoding protein FAM110A codes for the protein MPVDTLTPGARDAPAPPFRLRTKVPGYLLRRPADGGVRKPSAVERLEADKAKYVKSLHVANTRQEPVQPLLSKQPLFSPGTRRTVLTPSRRALPGPGRRPQLDLDILSSLINLCDSPVSPAEASRTPGRAEGARHAPVATPPRPPPSTAAVRRVDVRPLPASPARPCPSPGTPAASSPARPPGLQRSKSDLSERFSRAAADLERFFNFCGLDPEEARGLGVAHLARASSDIVSLAGPSAGPGSSEEGCSRRSSATVEERARERVPYGVSVVERNARVIKWLYGLRQARETPAAEG